One genomic region from Sulfurimonas sp. encodes:
- a CDS encoding chemotaxis protein CheX — protein sequence MLTTIIQASENFCIHQIRESHTVSEGITKKRTLIAYIDIEEENSKKHRVYLASDINFMQRISKVFLEEDDSDEETLIDMALETANLIVGSAKVIAEEEQKNPYTIQTPHFLKIDSFDFTYDDSRVIKIENDEMIIAIKEL from the coding sequence ATGTTAACAACAATAATTCAAGCCTCAGAAAACTTTTGTATTCATCAAATTCGTGAATCTCACACTGTCAGTGAAGGTATAACTAAAAAGAGAACACTTATTGCTTATATAGATATAGAAGAAGAAAATAGTAAAAAGCATAGGGTATATCTAGCATCTGATATTAATTTTATGCAAAGAATATCGAAAGTTTTTTTAGAAGAAGATGATAGTGATGAGGAAACTTTGATAGATATGGCACTTGAAACAGCTAACTTAATTGTCGGAAGTGCAAAAGTTATTGCTGAAGAAGAACAAAAAAATCCTTACACAATCCAAACTCCACATTTTTTAAAAATTGACAGCTTTGATTTTACTTATGATGATTCGAGAGTTATAAAAATTGAAAATGATGAAATGATTATTGCGATAAAGGAATTATAG
- the fliN gene encoding flagellar motor switch protein FliN, with product MVAKIRKYEPQKVPYDEKKELAWMNYSGLLDMEVEFVADLGETQATIADILKYEKGSIIDLKKPAGESVESYVNGRILGKGEVMVYEKNLAIRINEILDSSAVLYHLAKERL from the coding sequence ATAGTGGCAAAAATAAGAAAATATGAACCTCAAAAAGTTCCCTACGATGAAAAAAAAGAATTAGCTTGGATGAACTACTCTGGTCTTTTAGATATGGAAGTAGAATTTGTTGCAGATTTAGGTGAAACACAAGCGACAATTGCAGATATTTTAAAATATGAGAAAGGCTCGATTATTGACTTAAAGAAACCAGCAGGAGAAAGTGTTGAGTCTTATGTAAATGGTCGTATTTTAGGTAAAGGTGAGGTTATGGTTTATGAAAAAAATCTTGCAATTCGTATAAATGAAATATTAGATTCTAGTGCTGTTTTATATCATCTTGCAAAAGAGCGTTTATGA
- a CDS encoding LPXTG cell wall anchor domain-containing protein: MIKLLLIFLLPLVLNASKILSYNIYDRTDRADVMITFDTPYEGIIKQSITESKIIIKLQDAEIETSKLKKLSSQFLYTLSITPMAGYTQITASVPNTVKLIASKTSDAYGLRLRFTTKASIKKATTKEQAASTANFLSTLPTKKNLEINSSYYLVIGILILGIIILLFIKKKATAKKVKPDTNKWLFKDNEEISSTQTPQTDNVSIRFQKNIDNTNSVVMLDFADQSYLLLMGNSNILLDKFTDNKPVTQEDFESILQSRHKELDNFLSLDEKAKEPLQAYKEKAASISYEV, from the coding sequence ATGATTAAACTCTTACTTATATTTTTACTTCCTTTAGTTCTTAATGCCTCAAAAATTTTAAGTTACAATATTTATGACAGAACAGATAGAGCAGATGTTATGATAACTTTTGATACACCTTATGAAGGTATCATAAAACAAAGTATTACAGAGTCAAAAATTATCATAAAACTACAAGATGCTGAGATTGAAACTTCAAAACTAAAAAAACTCTCTTCACAATTTTTATACACACTTAGTATAACTCCTATGGCTGGATACACACAAATAACAGCATCTGTACCAAATACAGTAAAACTCATAGCATCTAAAACCTCAGATGCTTATGGACTAAGACTTAGATTTACCACTAAAGCATCTATAAAAAAAGCAACAACAAAAGAACAAGCAGCATCTACTGCAAATTTCTTATCAACTCTGCCAACAAAAAAGAATTTAGAGATTAACAGTTCTTACTATCTTGTGATTGGTATACTTATACTTGGAATAATTATTTTACTATTTATAAAGAAAAAAGCAACTGCAAAAAAAGTTAAGCCAGATACAAATAAATGGTTGTTTAAAGATAATGAAGAAATTTCATCAACGCAAACCCCACAAACTGATAATGTATCGATTAGATTTCAAAAAAATATAGATAATACAAATAGTGTTGTAATGCTTGACTTTGCAGACCAAAGTTATCTGCTATTGATGGGAAATAGCAATATTTTACTTGATAAGTTTACAGATAACAAACCTGTAACGCAAGAGGACTTTGAGTCTATACTTCAAAGCAGACATAAAGAACTTGATAATTTTTTATCTCTAGATGAAAAAGCGAAAGAGCCACTTCAAGCATACAAAGAAAAAGCTGCTTCTATCTCTTACGAGGTTTAA
- the dusB gene encoding tRNA dihydrouridine synthase DusB — MLDKLSFDKPIYVLAPLAGFTDLPFRSVVKKFGADLTVSEMLSSNALAHGSQKTMHMLQKSPIEDPYSVQIAGADAQIVKKAVEILNEQDGIDIIDLNCGCPVPKVVGHGSGSSLLLNLPLMGEIIKTIKDTSNKSLTSVKIRLGFEKKNHIEIAKMVEDSGADFLAVHGRTRAGKFKAAVDYDAIKEIKESISIPVIANGDIDSYEKAQWVLEHTGCDGVMIGRGAVGAPWIFHQLREGVKDIDSTLKHEIIMEHFDKMIEFYGSHGVAMFRKHTHTYSKGYQGASVLRNSVNTISDIEEYRGVIDDFFQNNELVS, encoded by the coding sequence ATGCTAGATAAACTCTCTTTTGATAAACCAATCTATGTCCTAGCACCTCTTGCTGGGTTCACAGATTTACCTTTTAGAAGTGTTGTGAAAAAATTTGGAGCAGATTTGACTGTGAGTGAGATGCTCAGTTCTAATGCTCTTGCTCATGGATCCCAAAAAACTATGCACATGTTGCAGAAATCCCCCATAGAAGACCCTTACTCAGTTCAAATTGCTGGTGCTGATGCGCAGATAGTAAAAAAAGCAGTAGAAATTTTAAATGAGCAAGATGGTATTGATATTATAGACCTAAATTGTGGTTGTCCTGTTCCTAAAGTTGTAGGACATGGAAGTGGCAGTTCACTTTTACTAAACCTTCCTTTAATGGGTGAAATTATAAAAACTATAAAAGATACTTCAAACAAATCTTTAACAAGTGTAAAAATCAGACTTGGTTTTGAGAAAAAAAATCATATAGAAATAGCAAAAATGGTAGAAGATAGCGGAGCTGATTTTTTAGCAGTTCATGGTAGAACTCGCGCTGGAAAATTTAAAGCCGCTGTTGATTATGATGCAATAAAAGAGATAAAAGAGTCCATCTCTATACCTGTTATAGCAAATGGAGATATAGACTCATACGAGAAAGCTCAGTGGGTCTTAGAGCATACGGGTTGTGATGGTGTTATGATAGGTAGAGGTGCTGTTGGTGCTCCTTGGATCTTTCATCAGCTAAGAGAGGGCGTAAAAGATATAGATAGCACTTTAAAGCATGAAATCATAATGGAACACTTTGACAAGATGATAGAGTTTTATGGTTCTCATGGTGTAGCAATGTTTAGAAAACATACTCACACTTACTCAAAAGGTTATCAGGGTGCTTCTGTTCTTAGAAATAGTGTCAATACTATCTCAGATATAGAAGAATATAGAGGTGTAATAGATGATTTTTTTCAAAATAATGAGTTGGTATCATAA
- the dksA gene encoding RNA polymerase-binding protein DksA — MQASELSYFKEILESRTVQIEKNILGVNDELSQLNALELNDEGDHAAVNNNSLVESAIVSQQAKELAEIQVTLGKITSGEYGVCEMCEDPIGFQRLKVKPHAIYCIDCREIVEKSN; from the coding sequence GTGCAAGCAAGTGAGTTAAGCTACTTCAAAGAAATTTTAGAAAGTAGAACAGTACAGATAGAAAAAAATATTTTAGGTGTAAATGATGAGCTTAGTCAGCTTAATGCTTTAGAGTTAAATGATGAAGGTGATCATGCCGCTGTTAATAATAATTCTTTGGTGGAGAGCGCAATAGTTTCTCAACAAGCAAAAGAATTAGCAGAGATTCAAGTAACACTAGGAAAAATTACTTCGGGGGAGTATGGTGTTTGTGAAATGTGTGAAGACCCTATAGGTTTTCAGCGTTTAAAAGTAAAACCTCATGCGATATACTGCATTGATTGTAGAGAAATAGTAGAAAAATCAAATTAA
- a CDS encoding 23S rRNA (pseudouridine(1915)-N(3))-methyltransferase RlmH — protein MNIDIISIAKKERSTYNPLYKELTKMISRFAKVQDIEIFSKDVAKSHTISPSASKQAYTKAFEPYKSKGFCISLHPKGKLIDSFEFSKLLNDKMSIKFFIGGAYGLEEDFLKNSNAVISLGNITMSHKIAKAVLLEQIYRGFSILSNHPYHK, from the coding sequence ATGAACATAGATATTATAAGTATTGCTAAAAAAGAGCGTTCAACTTACAACCCTTTATATAAAGAACTTACAAAAATGATAAGTCGCTTTGCAAAAGTGCAAGATATTGAAATATTTTCAAAAGATGTTGCAAAATCACACACTATTTCACCAAGTGCCTCAAAACAGGCTTATACAAAAGCTTTTGAACCATATAAAAGTAAAGGTTTTTGTATAAGTTTGCACCCAAAAGGAAAATTAATCGATAGTTTTGAATTTAGTAAGCTATTAAATGATAAAATGTCCATTAAATTTTTCATAGGTGGAGCTTATGGACTTGAGGAAGATTTTTTAAAAAATAGTAATGCTGTTATAAGTTTAGGAAATATTACAATGAGCCATAAAATAGCAAAAGCAGTTTTGTTAGAACAAATTTATAGGGGTTTTTCTATATTGAGTAACCACCCATATCATAAATAA
- a CDS encoding thiamine phosphate synthase, with amino-acid sequence MRKNYDGFLIVNDVYELIDFCDGVHLGQEDLKSIDADIFKAVKIVRKVIGSEKLLGISTHNEKEVLQANEMDLNYIGLGAYRDTTTKKDISGVLGKSIDAIALKSKHLVGAIGGVELNDNFDNITYNVIGSGLIK; translated from the coding sequence ATACGAAAAAATTATGATGGTTTTTTAATTGTCAATGATGTTTATGAACTTATAGATTTCTGTGATGGAGTGCATCTTGGACAAGAAGATTTAAAAAGTATAGATGCCGATATTTTTAAAGCAGTAAAAATTGTTAGAAAAGTTATAGGAAGTGAAAAACTTCTTGGCATCTCTACTCATAATGAAAAAGAAGTTCTCCAAGCTAATGAGATGGACTTAAACTATATAGGTTTAGGTGCATATAGAGATACTACAACAAAAAAAGATATAAGCGGTGTACTTGGAAAGAGTATAGATGCTATTGCTTTAAAGTCAAAACATTTGGTTGGAGCTATTGGTGGGGTTGAGTTAAATGACAATTTTGATAATATTACCTATAATGTAATAGGCAGCGGTTTAATTAAATGA